In Triticum aestivum cultivar Chinese Spring chromosome 5B, IWGSC CS RefSeq v2.1, whole genome shotgun sequence, the following proteins share a genomic window:
- the LOC123111437 gene encoding uncharacterized protein, which yields MRSCVNAVCVNFLRSKNQKRAISSAKAMSPPAVLVSNGAVSPHAPPSAAAFLESTPGAYTTARASSTGLILWWPRHLLRLADSARLLAQSRPHLLGLPAKPPGALSTAPIEPLVNQSVRVGVHEMRSRMLALGECCPGEDMALTALVRAGRAADGLEVCVHLGVYVPPVFGDAGAKLAVAGSGREAAAAKYAPWARMRKSMEKMRPPGATELLLTNDGDHLLEGSVTNFFVVCQKEERQSKEPLSVQTMANKFEVQTAPLRDGVLPGIMRQIVIEECHDLGIPVREVSPSWSKRELWEEAFVTSSLRLIQHVGTVQAPLLWEDIETKTWRDVSWAVKQFQGAGHITTLIQRKISERAITEEYDINYFL from the exons ATGAGATCATGTGTCAACGCCGTCTGTGTCAATTTCCTCCGCTCAAAAAACCAAAAACGAGCAATTTCCTCAGCAAAAGCCATGTCGCCGCCGGCCGTCCTGGTTTCCAACGGCGCCGTCTCCCCGCACGCTCCTCCTTCCGCGGCTGCTTTCCTCGAGTCCACTCCGGGCGCCTACACTACCGCGCGCGCATCCTCCACAGGCCTCATCCTCTGGTGGCcacgccacctcctccgcctcgccgacTCCGCGCGCCTCCTCGCCCAATCCCGTCCCCACCTCCTCGGCCTCCCTGCAAAGCCGCCGGGTGCCCTCTCCACAGCGCCCATCGAGCCTCTCGTTAACCAATCCGTGCGGGTCGGCGTCCACGAGATGCGGAGCCGGATGCTGGCGCTTGGGGAGTGCTGCCCGGGGGAAGATATGGCGCTCACAGCGTTGGTTCGAGCTGGTCGGGCGGCGGATGGGCTGGAGGTATGCGTCCACCTGGGTGTGTACGTGCCTCCGGTGTTCGGGGACGCCGGGGCGAAGCTTGCAGTGGCCGGGAGCGGaagggaggccgccgccgccaagtaCGCTCCTTGGGCCAGGATGAGGAAGAGTATGGAGAAGATGAGGCCTCCTGGAGCCACGGAGCTCTTGCTGACCAACGATGGGGATCATCTTCTTGAAGGCAGTGTTACAAACTTCTTCGTCGTCTGCCAGAAG GAGGAACGTCAGTCAAAGGAACCCTTGTCTGTTCAAACAATGGCAAATAAGTTTGAAGTACAAACAGCTCCACTAAGAGATGGAGTTCTCCCTGGAATTATGCGCCAGATAGTCATTGA GGAGTGCCATGATCTTGGGATCCCAGTACGTGAGGTCTCACCGTCATGGTCCAAGCGTGAACTTTGGGAAGAAGCCTTTGTTACAA GTAGCTTAAGGCTTATCCAGCACGTGGGGACAGTTCAAGCACCTTTACTATGGGAGGACATAGAAACAAAAACCTGGAGGGATGTATCTTGGGCGGTGAAGCAATTTCAG ggcgctGGACACATCACCACACTGATACAG AGGAAAATATCGGAGAGAGCAATAACTGAGGAATATGACATAAACTATTTCTTGTGA